The DNA window ATGTTTACGGTGACGCCTACACGGCAACTTTATCCAACCGTCCGGTGCGGTCTGCAAAGTATGATGCCACCAAAAAGGAAACCACTATCTGGTGGTTTGGGGTGAATAGCCAGGTGGTAAAGGTGGAAGTGGTATATACCAATACGGCTGGTGTGGAAACAACGCTCACGCAGGTGGCCGACAGTGTGCCTGCTCTGCCGCGTGACCCGATGGAGTTCAGGGCTTCGCTTAAACTGCCCGGTTACCAGGCTGGTACGCCCTTTAAGTATAGAACAGCTTATAAACCGGTTAAAATAGCGATTGATACTTTTTATACTGCTTATGAAACGCAAACGGTTCAGTAGTCAAAACAAATCCACTATATGAAAACAATGATGGCAGGCTTGCTGACAGTACTCGTGATCAGCACTCACACAGCCTCAGCACAAAAAAAATCCGGAGCAGCGGACCTGGTCCACTTTCCGAAAGGTTGTTCTCCCAAAGAAGTAGGTAAGCGTGTGGCAGCACGTTTTGTGGCTTCACCACATGCTAATTTCGGGCGGCCAGCACCGCCTTCCCGTATTAACTATCCGGAAGTATGCACCTGGTATGGTGCTTTGGCGTTTGCCCGCGAGAGCGGTGATAAAGCGCTGACACAACAGCTGGCTACGCGTTTTGAGCCGTTGTTCACTACAGAATCAAAGCTGGTGCCCGTGCCCGACCATGTGGATTACACCGTGTTTGGTTCGGTGCCGCTGGAGTTATACATGCAAACCAAAGATGCCCGTTATCTGGAGATGGGGCAACGTTTTGCCGACAAGCAGTGGGGACCTCCGGAAGGGCCGCGTGTGAAGCCTGAATCACAGGGGTTTTATGACCGCGGACTTACCTGGCAGACAAGGATGTGGATAGATGATATGTTTATGATCACGGCGGTACAATCGCAGGCTTACAGGGCTACTGGTAATGTGGAATATATTAACCGCGCTGCGCGCGAGATGGTAGTATACCTGGATTCATTACAGCAACCCAATGGTCTTTTTTATCATGCACCGGATGTGCCTTATTTCTGGGGCCGTGGCGATGGCTGGATGGCAGCCGGTATGAGTGAGCTGTTGCGTTCATTGCCTAAAGATAACCCTAACCGCGAACGTATCATGAAAGGCTATAAGATCATGATGGCTTCGTTGCTGAAGTACCAGGCGTCTGATGGTATGTGGCGGCAGCTGATCGATGATCCGGAGTCCTGGCCTGAAACGTCCGGTACTGGTATGTTCACCTTTGCGATGATCACCGGTGTGAAAAACGGCTGGCTGGATGCGGCTACTTATGGGCCGGCAGCCAGGAAGGCCTGGATGGCATTAGTTACTTATATCGATGAGCATGCGGATGTGCGGGAAGTATGTGAAGGTACCAACAAGAAAAACGATCGGCAATATTACCTTGATCGTAGCCGTATTACCGGTGATATGCATGGGCAGGCGCCGGTGTTGTGGTGTGCTGCTGCGTTACTGAGATAACCTGCTGTAGATAAATACAGCGCAAACAAAATGCTTCCGGCGCAACGATGGAAAGCGTTTTGTTTGCGCTGTTCTTTTTTGCGCTTTTATGAGAATCATCCGTTTTAATAAATCTTCAGCCGGGTAGCTTCGTCTGTAGCTTCATCTTTTTTCTCCTCTTCGTCTGTTACGTTCTCCTGTTCTTCCTGTTCCATGTTTTCTTCTGGCTCCATGGCTGCCTCAGCGGCAGCCTCTCGTTTATCTTCTTCTTCCAGCAGTTCATCAATTTCTTCATCATATTCCTCTTCATTCAGCAGGTCTTCAGAAGAGTCTGTTCTGCGTGATTGTTCGTCCTGATTGCCTTTGGGCGGTACAGGTTGTTGGTGGTGATTGATGATGTCATCCGGTTGAAGCTCGTCTTCACGCAGGGGTCCTATGGTTTTTTTCTGCGTTGTCATATCTTGTAGTTTAAATGGATGTACCCCAAAGATACGCCACATTTAAACAATGGTTTTTTACTATCAGCTCTAACTATGTATATAATAATTTATAATTATAACTAATACGAATTTAATTATTAAATAATAATATTTGTTACTAATTTATACGGTCGAAATGAATGGCCACTGTATGAGAAACCTGGCTTTTTCTCAGCCATATAAATTGTATTCCACGGTATGATTTATATAAAAGAAGAGATATGAATAAAACAGATGCTGAATTGGTATTACGGCTCCGTAACAGCGACGTGAGCGCTTTTGACAGCTTATATACAAGTTATCATCAGGCCGTATACCGGAATATCCTCAAACTTGTGAAAGATGTTGCAGTAGCAGAAGACATCTTGCAGGAAGTCTTTGCCAGGTTGTGGGAGAAGCGTCGGGAAATCCAGGCTGAGCAGTCGGTAGGTGGCTGGTTGTTTGTGATCAGTTTTAACCTCTCAGTCAGCTGGATGCGTAAAAAACTGAAAGAACAGGCTTTACATAAAAATCTGCTTGACCTGGGACCGGAAGACCAGCTTATGCTGGACCGTAAAAATATGGACGAAGAGCAGTATAACCTCCTCGAACAGGCGATTGCACAATTATCTCCCAAAAAAAGGACTATTGTTACCCGTTGTAAGCTGGAAGGCAAAACCTATGATGAAGTAGCCAGTGAACTCAATATCTCCCGAAATACCGTTAAAGAACATCTGTCTGCAGCCATGATTAAACTCAACGACTACATACTTCGCAATGGTGACCACAAATACATTGTCCTCTTTCTCTTTTTTTTCACACATCACAATTCTTCCAACTAATAAATATCTACATGAAATGAATTAGAATAAAAAAAATATGTTTTTTCTCCGGAAATCACCCCCCCACATTTTATCAACCTGCGTATTTAAATTAAACCGTCACGATAGTGCACAACAGAAAGGAATACCTCAGACAACTGCTACATACGGAGAACTGGTCTGCCGCAGAGCAGGAATGGATGCTACAGTACCTGGATGAAAACGATCTGTCTGACCTTGAAGTAGTAGCAAGAGAATATTATCAGGCGGAAGGCCCTGAAGTAAAAAATCTGCTGGACGAACGGTTGTCGGCACTGCTGCTGAAAAAAATTCACCGCCGTGCTGGTATTACCCAACCAGGTATTTTTACGCTGTACGGAAGAAAAATCGCCGCCGCAGCTGCAATAATCCTGGTAGCCGGTGCCTCCTGGTACCTGGTGATACAGCAACAGGTAAAACAACTCGTGACAAACAGCGGTAACGCCCGGAAAACAGTGACATTGCCCGACGGCTCTGTAGTATACCTGGAAAAAAGTTCCAGTATCACCTATGCGGAAAATTTTGGAAAAAAAAACAGGACCCTGCAGCTCAATGGAGAAGCCTTCTTTGAAGTAAGCCAGGACAGCCATCACCCGTTCATCATTTCTTCTGCATTGATCAATACCACCGTACTCGGAACTTCCTTTAATATGGAAGCCCGTAACAGGGAAGTTGCCAAGGTAGTAGTTGTGTCCGGGATGGTACAGGTAAATACCAATGAAGGCGGAACAAACAGTCACAAACCGCTGGTACTCAGTGCCAACAAAAGCGCGGTATATCACCCCGCCTCCAAAGGACTGCAGCTGGCAGATGCAACAGACGATGCCCGTTTTTTCACCCAAAAACAAAACGGAAAATTCGTCTACAAAGGACAAGCCCTGACTATGGTGCTCAACGACCTGCAACGGTTCTATAATGTACCGCTCAGGTCCGAAAAAAAGCTGGAACAGTGTAACTTTTACGGGGACTTTAATACTGCAGATGACCTGCAACAAGCTTTAACATTAATTGCCGTGACCTTGAATGCCAAGATTAGAAAAGATGCTAACGGAAACGGGTATATGATAGTAGATGGCAATTGCCGATAATAACCAATTAAAGATAACCGTTAACCAAAATCATAGACAAGATGAAATACTTGTTTTGTTGTAGCAATTAACCTGACTTATAGAAATAATAAGTGTATTGCTGGTAAGCTATCCTGTTAACTTTTAGCCCGGAAATGATTCTCATCCCTGGTTATCTGCCTTGATGGAATACGTCTGTATTCTTTCAACAGGGCATCCTATTGCCAATACATTCCCATAAACTTTTTCATTTCACAACCGAACTAAATCGCTATATGACACAGACTATACCTTGCTTATCAGGCTAATAATTGTCAATTAGACACTAATAATTATCACTGCACAGCAGAAGACCCTTTATTGCCCGGCTTCGCCAAATGACCGGATAGGGATTCCTATTGCCCGGAATGAACAAACATTTATTTATTATGCTTAGAAAGACCCGACACTACACACTTTTTATAACATTGTTCCTGTCTATACTACATATACAGGCACAAGCTGTGGACCTTCAGGATGCACTGGATAAAAAAATAACCTTACATCTGCACGATGTAATACTGAAAGATGCACTGGAAAAAATCAGTAACCTCGCCGAGGTGTCTTTTGTATATGTTGGCAGCGAAGTGCTCAATGCCAATAAAATCAGCATCTCCGCCCGCAACGAAAAAGTAGGGGACCTGCTGAATAAAATACTGACACCTTATGCGTTGTCCTATAGCGTCATCTACGACCGCATCGTGATCAAACATGATGCTGCCAAAAAGATGGCATCCCTTACCGTCAGTACTCCGAGGCAGGTCACCCCCCGGCTTACAGACATCAAAGGCATTGTGACTTCCGAGAAAAAAGAACCGCTGCCAGGTGTAACCATCCTGGTGAAAGGATCCGGAAGAGGCACTACTACCAACGCCAAAGGTGAATTTGAAATCAAAAAAGTGGCCAGCGATGCCATCCTGGTTTTTAACTTCACCGGCTACAAAATGGAAGAAGTGCACTCCAGCGAATTTAAAAGCGGTGCGCTTACCATTATCCTCAAAGAAAAACCAACCCGCCTGCAGGAAGTGGTGGTGACCGGTTTTCAAAGTATAGACAAAAGCAAGTTCTCGGGTGCTGCCACCAGACTCAAAGGCGAAGACGTGAAAATCGACGGCATCACGGATGTAAGCCGTATGCTCGAAGGACGTGTGGCCGGAGTGGCCGTACAAAACGTGTCCGGCACCTTCGGTACCGCGCCCAAAGTAAGGGTCCGCGGAGCTACCTCCATCAACGGTGACAACAAACCGCTATGGGTAGTGGACGGAGTTGTTCTCGAAGATGTGGTGAATATCTCCAACGATCAGCTGTCCAGCGGAGACCCAACTACTTTGCTGGGCTCCGCCGTGGCCGGCCTCAATGCCAACGATATCGAGAGTTTCGATATCCTCAAGGATGCCGCCGCCACCGCCCTCTACGGCGCCCGCGCCATGAACGGCGTAGTAGTGATCACCACCCGTAAAGGCCGCGCCGGAAAACCAGTCATCGCCTACAGCGGCAACTTCAGCACTCAGCTGAAACCCACCTACAAAAACTTCAACATCATGAACTCCGGCCAGCAGATGTCTGTGCTGGCTGAACTCGAACGTAAAGGCATACTCACTTCGGATATCCTTTCCCGTGGTGACATCGGCGTATTCGGAAAATTATACGAACAGCTGGACGCCAACAAAGACGGCGACTTCCCGCTACGCAATGATCCCGCTGCCATGAAAGCATTCCTGCTGCGTTATGCCAATGCCAATACCGACTGGTTTGGACTCCTGTTCCGCAACAACTTCGTACAGGAACATTCTTTAAGTATCTCCTCCGGTACCGATAAATCACAATCTTACTTCTCTACCAGCTTCTACAGCGACAACGGCTGGACACTGGCAGATAAAGTAAATCGTTATACACTCAACTATCGCAATACTTACAAGTTCTCCGACAGGCTCTCTGCCGGCTTCTCTGCATTGGCTTCCGTACGCCAGCAGAAAGCTCCCGGCGCACTCACCCGCAGCAGCAACCCGGTAGAAGGACAGTACGACCGCGATTTTGATATCAACCCGTTCAGTTATTCCCTCAATACCAGCCGTACACTCACCGCCTACGACGAGAACGGACACCTCGAATATTTCAGACGGAACTTCGCACCGTTTAACATCATCAACGAGCTGCGTAACAACTCCCTCAACCTGAACATGATGGACCTCCGCCTGCAGGGCGATCTGGGCTGGAAGCTGACCCGCAACCTCCGTTATGAATTCACCGGCGCCATCCGCTACGTGAAATCATCCCGCGAACACCAGATCACGGAAGAAGCCAATATGGCCAACGCTTACCGTGCTGCCGGCAACGCTACCATCGCCAGAAACAATAAGTTCCTCTACCGCAACCCCGACGATCCCGATGCGCAGCCGGTTATCGTGCTGCCTGCCGGCGGTTTCTACAACCGCACGGAAGACCAGCTGATGAACTTCGACTTCCGTAACGGTCTCGTCTATACGGACACATTTGCCAGAAAACATAATATCAACCTGTTAGTCGGTCAGCAAGTAAAATATGCCGACCGGCAAAGTGCTTCCAATACAGGTTATGGTTATCAGTACGACAACGGTGGTACACCCTTCGTAGACTATCGTATCCTGAAACAAACCATTGAAAGCAATTTCCCTTATTACAACATGGGCCGTGACTATGACCGCTTTGCGGCTTTTTATGCTTCCGGCACCTATGCTTTCAATAATAAATACAACCTCACCGCTACCGGTCGTTATGATGGTTCCAACAGACTGGGACAGTCACGCAAAGCCCGCTGGCTCCCCACCTGGAGCGTTGCCGGTTCCTGGAACATAGAGCAGGAGCGTTTCATGCAAAAAGCAGCCTGGCTCAACTACCTCACCCTCCGTGCCAGCTATGGCCTCACCGCCAGTATGGGCCCGGCTACCAACTCCAACATCGTATATCAGACCATCAACACCAGAAGGCCACACCTCAATGAAGTGGAGTCTGTGATAAGCCTCTCACATCTGCAGAATGACGACCTCACCTGGGAAAAACTGTACACCACCAACCTGGGACTGGACGGCGGATTTTTTAACAACCGGGTCAACTTCTCCCTCGATCTCTATACCCGTAAAAGTTTCGACCTGATCAGCATTATCAAAACATCCGGCATCGGTGGTGAAATGTACAAAGCAGCCAACTATGCTGATATGACTTCCAAAGGGCTGGAGCTGCTGGTAGGTGGTGATGTGGTGCGCAAAAAGGACTGGGGCTGGAAAGCCAATGTCACCTTCGGTTACAATACTAACAAAATCACCAATGCTAAAAATATTCCGGCCATCTTCGACCTGGTAGTGGCAGAAGGCGGCAACAGGGAAGGATATCCGGTACACAGCCTCTTCTCTCTGCAGTATCAGGGCCTTTCTCCCAAAACCGGCGTGCCTTCTTTCATCAATCAGAATGGTGAGGTAAGTCCGGATGTAAACCTGCAGGACCTCAAAACAGGCCACCTTGTATACGAAGGAGCGGTAGACCCGCCGATAACCGGTGGTTTTTCCAATACCTTCCGCTACAAAGGACTGTCACTTAATATCTTCTTTACCTATCAATGGGGCAATAAAATCCGCCTCTATCCTGCGTTTAAGACAGCTTACTCCGACCTGGACGCAATGCCTAAAGAGTTTTATGACCGCTGGGTAATGCCGGGCGATCAACAGACCACCCGTGTTCCTTCTATTCTGGATGCTTATGAGCAGACACTGATCCGGGGCGCCTATCCTTACAATAACTACAACTATTCTACGGAAAGGGTGGCCAAAGGAGATTTTGTGCGGTTGAAAACCGTGTCCCTGACCTATCAGCTGCCGTCTTCTCTGATCCGCCACATCGGCTTCAGCAATGTGGCGGTCAGCGGCGCTGCCATCAATCCATGGCTCATCTATGCGGATAAAAAACTCCAGGGCCAGGACCCTGAGTTCTTCAACTCCGGTGGTGTGGCACAGCCAATCCAGAAACAATTCACCTTGTCAATCAAAGTTGGTATCTAAAAACGCACTTATGGAACTGAGATATATAACCTGTACGCATAAACGATTTATTAAACCGCTGGCGATGGCCATGCTGACCATGGGCCTGCTCACCCTGAGCAGCTGCCGTAAATACCTGGAACAGGTGCCTGATAGCACCTGGACAGACCTCAGCACACCCGCCAAGGTATCCAAACTACTGGGTACTGCCTATCCGCAGTCTTCCTACATCGCCATGTGCGAAGCCATGTCTGATAACGTGGCCGATAAAGGTGCCGGCGTGATCAGCCGTCCTAACCAGGACGCCTATCTGTTCAAGGATATACAATCTATTGAGCAGGATTCTCCTGAGGCTTACTGGACGGCCTGCTACAAAGCAATCGCTGCTGCCAACCAGGCGCTGGAAGCCTGCGGTAAAGCTGCAGACCCGAAAGAATATACGGCCCAGCGCGGAGAAGCACTGGTGGCCAGAGCCTACGCCCACTTTATGTTGGTGAATATTTTTTCAGAGATGTATGATGAAGCCACAGCAGCAGCTGCACCAGGTATTCCTTACGTGACCGCACCGGAAACAGTAGTCATCAAACAATATGAACGTAAGACAGTAGCCTATGTATACGATATGATAGAGAAAGACCTGCTGGAAGGGCTGCCACTGATCAGCGACGAAGGCTACAGTGTACCACGTTATCATTTTAACCGCAGCGCTGCCTTTGCCTTTGCCACCCGCTTTTATCTCTTCAAAAAAGATTATGCTAAAGTGGTGGAATTTGCTGACCAGGCTTTTGCCAGCAATGATGTTGCCAGCAATATGCGTGGCTGGAATAGCAACTACAGCAGTATGTCACCGGACCAGCTCTTCGATCTCTATGCCAATGCCAAGGAGAACGCCAACCTGCTGCTCGTGGAAACACAATCCCTTTATGGTCGTTATGTTGGGCAATATCGTTATGACCTCGACTATGCCCATGAAGTGCAGATACTGGGGTATAATGTGACTGGTGGCCGCTGGGCTTATCCGGTATACTACACCGGCTCACAGAATTATTTCGTGCCCAAGCTCTCTGAATACTTTGTGAAATCCTCTGTCAACGCTACTATCGGAGAGCCCTATGTGATGGTGCCATTGTTTACTACAGAAGAAGTGTTGTTTAATCGCGCAGAAGCCAATACGCACCTGGGCAAAACAGCTGCCGCGCTGAAAGACCTGAACCTCTTTGCCAGCAAACGGATACGCAACTATAGCCCGGCTGCACATACCATTACCACAGCCTCTATCCGCAGTTTCTACGGCATTGCCAGTGAAAAGGACGGCCTGATACATACTATCCTGGATTTCAAACGGGCAGAATACCTGCAGGAAGGTATGCGCTGGTTTGATCTGCAACGCTATAAAATGACCGTAGTACACACTACCCGGGAAGGGGAGGTGCTGGAACTGAAAGCCGGCGATAAACGCTGCGTATTCCAGATACCGCAGTCTGCCACCTCTTCCGGCATCGAATTAAACCCTAGATAATATCATTCGAAATATCAAAATCGCTGTATATGAAAGTTTTTTTGCTCGCTATGTCTCTTTTTCTGCTCGTGTCCTGCAGCAAGAAAGATGATCTGGGTAAGGTAGAAGATATTCCTGGTCTGGGCGGCGATACCTGGGTGAAAGGCCCGCTGGACCGTTG is part of the Chitinophaga flava genome and encodes:
- a CDS encoding RagB/SusD family nutrient uptake outer membrane protein; amino-acid sequence: MELRYITCTHKRFIKPLAMAMLTMGLLTLSSCRKYLEQVPDSTWTDLSTPAKVSKLLGTAYPQSSYIAMCEAMSDNVADKGAGVISRPNQDAYLFKDIQSIEQDSPEAYWTACYKAIAAANQALEACGKAADPKEYTAQRGEALVARAYAHFMLVNIFSEMYDEATAAAAPGIPYVTAPETVVIKQYERKTVAYVYDMIEKDLLEGLPLISDEGYSVPRYHFNRSAAFAFATRFYLFKKDYAKVVEFADQAFASNDVASNMRGWNSNYSSMSPDQLFDLYANAKENANLLLVETQSLYGRYVGQYRYDLDYAHEVQILGYNVTGGRWAYPVYYTGSQNYFVPKLSEYFVKSSVNATIGEPYVMVPLFTTEEVLFNRAEANTHLGKTAAALKDLNLFASKRIRNYSPAAHTITTASIRSFYGIASEKDGLIHTILDFKRAEYLQEGMRWFDLQRYKMTVVHTTREGEVLELKAGDKRCVFQIPQSATSSGIELNPR
- a CDS encoding FecR family protein — protein: MHNRKEYLRQLLHTENWSAAEQEWMLQYLDENDLSDLEVVAREYYQAEGPEVKNLLDERLSALLLKKIHRRAGITQPGIFTLYGRKIAAAAAIILVAGASWYLVIQQQVKQLVTNSGNARKTVTLPDGSVVYLEKSSSITYAENFGKKNRTLQLNGEAFFEVSQDSHHPFIISSALINTTVLGTSFNMEARNREVAKVVVVSGMVQVNTNEGGTNSHKPLVLSANKSAVYHPASKGLQLADATDDARFFTQKQNGKFVYKGQALTMVLNDLQRFYNVPLRSEKKLEQCNFYGDFNTADDLQQALTLIAVTLNAKIRKDANGNGYMIVDGNCR
- a CDS encoding SusC/RagA family TonB-linked outer membrane protein, whose amino-acid sequence is MLRKTRHYTLFITLFLSILHIQAQAVDLQDALDKKITLHLHDVILKDALEKISNLAEVSFVYVGSEVLNANKISISARNEKVGDLLNKILTPYALSYSVIYDRIVIKHDAAKKMASLTVSTPRQVTPRLTDIKGIVTSEKKEPLPGVTILVKGSGRGTTTNAKGEFEIKKVASDAILVFNFTGYKMEEVHSSEFKSGALTIILKEKPTRLQEVVVTGFQSIDKSKFSGAATRLKGEDVKIDGITDVSRMLEGRVAGVAVQNVSGTFGTAPKVRVRGATSINGDNKPLWVVDGVVLEDVVNISNDQLSSGDPTTLLGSAVAGLNANDIESFDILKDAAATALYGARAMNGVVVITTRKGRAGKPVIAYSGNFSTQLKPTYKNFNIMNSGQQMSVLAELERKGILTSDILSRGDIGVFGKLYEQLDANKDGDFPLRNDPAAMKAFLLRYANANTDWFGLLFRNNFVQEHSLSISSGTDKSQSYFSTSFYSDNGWTLADKVNRYTLNYRNTYKFSDRLSAGFSALASVRQQKAPGALTRSSNPVEGQYDRDFDINPFSYSLNTSRTLTAYDENGHLEYFRRNFAPFNIINELRNNSLNLNMMDLRLQGDLGWKLTRNLRYEFTGAIRYVKSSREHQITEEANMANAYRAAGNATIARNNKFLYRNPDDPDAQPVIVLPAGGFYNRTEDQLMNFDFRNGLVYTDTFARKHNINLLVGQQVKYADRQSASNTGYGYQYDNGGTPFVDYRILKQTIESNFPYYNMGRDYDRFAAFYASGTYAFNNKYNLTATGRYDGSNRLGQSRKARWLPTWSVAGSWNIEQERFMQKAAWLNYLTLRASYGLTASMGPATNSNIVYQTINTRRPHLNEVESVISLSHLQNDDLTWEKLYTTNLGLDGGFFNNRVNFSLDLYTRKSFDLISIIKTSGIGGEMYKAANYADMTSKGLELLVGGDVVRKKDWGWKANVTFGYNTNKITNAKNIPAIFDLVVAEGGNREGYPVHSLFSLQYQGLSPKTGVPSFINQNGEVSPDVNLQDLKTGHLVYEGAVDPPITGGFSNTFRYKGLSLNIFFTYQWGNKIRLYPAFKTAYSDLDAMPKEFYDRWVMPGDQQTTRVPSILDAYEQTLIRGAYPYNNYNYSTERVAKGDFVRLKTVSLTYQLPSSLIRHIGFSNVAVSGAAINPWLIYADKKLQGQDPEFFNSGGVAQPIQKQFTLSIKVGI
- a CDS encoding glycoside hydrolase family 88/105 protein, with translation MKTMMAGLLTVLVISTHTASAQKKSGAADLVHFPKGCSPKEVGKRVAARFVASPHANFGRPAPPSRINYPEVCTWYGALAFARESGDKALTQQLATRFEPLFTTESKLVPVPDHVDYTVFGSVPLELYMQTKDARYLEMGQRFADKQWGPPEGPRVKPESQGFYDRGLTWQTRMWIDDMFMITAVQSQAYRATGNVEYINRAAREMVVYLDSLQQPNGLFYHAPDVPYFWGRGDGWMAAGMSELLRSLPKDNPNRERIMKGYKIMMASLLKYQASDGMWRQLIDDPESWPETSGTGMFTFAMITGVKNGWLDAATYGPAARKAWMALVTYIDEHADVREVCEGTNKKNDRQYYLDRSRITGDMHGQAPVLWCAAALLR
- a CDS encoding RNA polymerase sigma factor — protein: MNKTDAELVLRLRNSDVSAFDSLYTSYHQAVYRNILKLVKDVAVAEDILQEVFARLWEKRREIQAEQSVGGWLFVISFNLSVSWMRKKLKEQALHKNLLDLGPEDQLMLDRKNMDEEQYNLLEQAIAQLSPKKRTIVTRCKLEGKTYDEVASELNISRNTVKEHLSAAMIKLNDYILRNGDHKYIVLFLFFFTHHNSSN